The Cloacibacterium sp. TD35 region TCCGTAGGCTAAAAATCCTAGTTCTTTTCCGGCTAAATCTTCCCCATTTTCATAAGAAACTTGGAAAGCAGAAAGCAATGCCATAAAAATAGAAGCGGTGTACATATTCCCAATTTCTGAACTTGCACGTTGCGTAATTTCTATTTTTTCAGCAACTAAATTTTTATACTCATCTGTTTGAGCGATGGCTTTAATATCATCAGAGCTTGCGGTATTCATTCCGTTTTCTATACCAAAAATTTCAGTGAATAATCGCTTCCCGTGGAATGCATACGGAAGGTGAAAAATCAAAAATCTCCAATTTTCATAAGGTTTCTCTCTTCCGCTTTCTTCTTTGTAGTGTTGATAAGCTTCTCTAATTCTATCTTGGTAACATTGGTTAGAATATTGACCGTCAAAAACAGGCTCATCTGTAAAAATTTCTACTTTGTCTGCGAAACTATCCGGTAAATTCTGTACCAAATCTTTAGTAGTTTCTCTTCTTGGCTTAAAAAAATCAAAAACGCTTTCTGTAGCTACTCCAAATTTATTTTCAATTTCCAAAAGTGTAGGATTTGCAGAAACCAAAAATGCAACTGCACCACCACCTTGCGTATATTCACCAGTAGAAGCCAATTCATATTTTGCATAATCAGAAGCAATTACAATGGCTTTTTTTTCTGGATTCGCTCTTACAAAATCTAGTGAATTGTGCAGCGCATCTACAGCACCTACACACGCAAAAGTCATATCTATTACGTCACAATTTTTGAAACATCTTGCTCCAAATTCTTTTTCTAGCTCTTTTTCTACCATTTGCATGGCATAAGTAGCAGTAGGTTTTGCAGCATCTAGCGCAGATTCTGTTCCTAGATAAATTCTAGAAATTTCTTTGGGATTTATTTTATAATCTTGTATTAATTTTAAAAGTGCTTCTGCGGCAAAAGTAGCTGCGTCTTCATGTACATCTGGAAAAGCCATCCTCTTCAGCCCTAAACCTTTTTCTAGTTTTGCAGGCTCTATTCCTCTTTTTTCGGCTAAATCCTTAATTTCTAAATATAAACTTGGCACAAAAAAACTTGCCGCTTCGATTCCGATTTTCATCATAATTCCTCAATTTTTGTACGAATTTAACGAGTTGAAAATTCCTGACAAAAGAATTATACTAAGAATTTTGTTTTTTATTTTAAATCTAAATAATTTTTAACATCAAAAAGCCCTTTTACAAAAAATGTAAAAGGGCTTTAATTTATTAGAAAAAATTAATTAGTTGCTGTAAGAAGTAATCGCTTTATTCAGCATTTCTATTTGAGTGTTTAGACTAGTGCTTGAAGGATTCTCTCTAAATAGTTTCATCTTTCTTTCTAACCCTTTTTTCAGCATTTGCACAATCATCATTTTCGCTTGTACATTATCGCCAATTTGACTTTTCGCTTGTCCTAAAACTTTCGTAAGATTGTGTACTGCTTTTGTATTATCAGAATCCATAATCCAATTGAAGCCTTCTTCTGCAGGTGCTGCTAATTTAGGATTTTGAAACTCAATAAAAGGATAAAACGCTACAAGAGAGGCAATATTTGGCATTTGATTAGTAATTTTATTTTTTACAATCACTGGCAAAAGCGTCATCACTAAATCTTCCGAAGCGCTTTCCAAATCTATTTTTTCAGCATAATTTACCACTTTTTCAGGAGCAACTTGTGCAATTCCAGAAAGTGAATTTCCTTTTACTGAATTAGAAACAGCATTGATTCCTTTTTCAAATAGTGGTAGATATTTAGGGTTTTTAGTCTTTGCTAAAACGCCAATTGCAGCTCCTTTTACCAAATTTTTCTCATCATTTTGCGCTAATTTTTCTACATCTGCTAAAAATGATTTTGGATCTTCTGGCAAACCTTCTAGCGCTAATAATCTATTTCTGTAAAACTTATCTTTCAAAGCTGCTGCATATAATTTATCTGCAAACGGATTTTTAGAAACTTGATCTTTGGCTTCTTCTATTGCCGTGTATTTGCTGTAAAAATCTTTAGCAGTAGTGTATTGTAGATATAATTGTTCTGGGGTTTTGTCTTGTTTAATATCGCTGAGCAATAAACCTTCAGGATTTGTATTAATCAATTCAGGATTTTTAGTCACATCAAAAACGAAGTCATTTTTCGCTTTTGCGGTTACCCAAATATCTTTTCTAGAAATTTTACCGTTTTCTAAGACATCAATAGACAATGGAAACTCAAATTTTTCTTCTTGGGTTTGAGCAATATTCACGGTGACTTGTTTTTTCATTGGGTCAAAAGTAGATTTTACTTCTAACTTCGGATAACCTTTCCCGAAATACCATTGATTAAAGAACCAGTTTAAATCTTTTCCCGAAACTTTTTCTAGAGAAAGTCTCAGTTGATGCGCTTCTCCAGTTCCATATTCATTGGTTTTAAGATAATCTGAAAGTCCAGTAAAAAACGCTTCATCTCCCAAATAATTTCTTAGCA contains the following coding sequences:
- a CDS encoding hydroxymethylglutaryl-CoA synthase family protein gives rise to the protein MKIGIEAASFFVPSLYLEIKDLAEKRGIEPAKLEKGLGLKRMAFPDVHEDAATFAAEALLKLIQDYKINPKEISRIYLGTESALDAAKPTATYAMQMVEKELEKEFGARCFKNCDVIDMTFACVGAVDALHNSLDFVRANPEKKAIVIASDYAKYELASTGEYTQGGGAVAFLVSANPTLLEIENKFGVATESVFDFFKPRRETTKDLVQNLPDSFADKVEIFTDEPVFDGQYSNQCYQDRIREAYQHYKEESGREKPYENWRFLIFHLPYAFHGKRLFTEIFGIENGMNTASSDDIKAIAQTDEYKNLVAEKIEITQRASSEIGNMYTASIFMALLSAFQVSYENGEDLAGKELGFLAYGSGSKSKVFAGKIGKEWKSVVEKWNIFEVLNQRRAIDFDTYENLHRKKLGTSVNPDWKGFGLVKVEKESPVLVGARYYERR